In Conger conger chromosome 12, fConCon1.1, whole genome shotgun sequence, one DNA window encodes the following:
- the si:dkey-106l3.7 gene encoding circumsporozoite protein, with amino-acid sequence MNLYRNFGSMLETWVVTTDPDTDPEEGSDTDPEQDHNRDPKQDHNRDPKQDPDTDPKQDYNTDPKQDPDTEGNREEQRVEGPGAEEGPGAEEGPGAEEGPGAEAIQRFESEDSGFETENTPSTPGSLQGSSPPLRVPSERGGGRDGRVPPLLSSHSFSCCSPFDPGASSISVEQALQRAAQSGPRGPRGPHRATPPPVRPRCHSINTASGSGQRSGVRKVIHPPSSAEPCSALTDPQPCLSIHETNSQSLCEEEASSQALREGLTPELGLTPGLGLSPGLGYLEQVCRMLEEIARLQLRNQELQRESEQVL; translated from the exons ATGAACTTGTACCGGAATTTTGGGAGTATGTTGGAGACCTGGGTGGTGACCACAGACCCCGACACGGATCCTGAAGAGGGCTCCGACACGGATCCTGAACAGGACCATAACAGGGATCCCAAACAGGACCACAACAGGGATCCCAAACAGGACCCTGACACGGATCCTAAACAGGACTACAACACGGATCCCAAACAGGACCCTGACACGGAGGGTAACCGTGAAGAACAGAGGGTGGAAGGGCCAGGTGCGGAGGAAGGGCCAGGTGCGGAGGAAGGGCCAGGTGCGGAGGAAGGGCCAGGTGCGGAGGCGATTCAGAGGTTTGAGTCGGAAGACTCAGGGTTTGAGACGGAGAACACGCCTTCCACCCCGGGGAGCCTGCAGGGCAGCTCCCCCCCCCTGAGGGTGCCGTCGgagcgagggggggggagagatggacgGGTTCCTCCACTGCTCTCCTCCCACTCCTTCTCCTGCTGCTCGCCGTTCGACCCTGGTGCTTCGAGCATCAGCGTGGAACAGGCACTGCAGAGGGCAGCCCAATCAGGCCCCCGCGGCCCCCGCGGCCCCCACAGGgccacccctccccccgtcAGGCCGCGCTGCCACTCCATAAACACGGCCAGCGGctcaggtcaaaggtcaggggtgAGAAAGGtcatccaccccccctcctcagcGGAGCCCTGCAGTGCCCTGACGGACCCACAGCCCTGTCTCAGTATTCACGAG ACAAACTCCCAATCACTCTGTGAGGAGGAGGCCAGCTCCCAGGCCCTCAGGGAGGGTCTCACACCTGAGCTGGGGCTCACACCTGGGCTGGGGCTCTCACCTGGGCTGGGGTACCTGGAGCAGGTGTGCAGGATGCTGGAAGAGATCGCCAGGCTGCAGCTCAGAAACCAGGAACTCCAAAGGGAGAGCGAGCAG gtactgtGA